The following nucleotide sequence is from Pirellulales bacterium.
CGGCAGGGTCACGCTCAGCTTGTCGCCCGCGGTCCAAGTGCGACGAATCGTGGCCCAACCGTTCTTGTCGCGAAGGAGCGTAGCATCCTGGCCGTTCACGCGGGCCGCCATCGCGCCGCCCAACCAATCGGGAACGCGGAGCTTGATTCCCAACGGAACCGGGTGTTCGGCGGTGACCACGAACTCTGTTTCGGGTCCATCGGGAAACCGGGTCTCCTGCCGCACGCTCACGACTTCCTCGCCGCGATTCCACTTCACCGTGGCCGGCGTGAACAGGTTGACGTAGAGATTATCCGAATCGTGAAAATAAACCAAGTCGGCATAATCGGCCACGGCCTGCGGGCGAGTGCCCGTGCAGCAGGACCAGCCGAAATCGCAGCGACGCTTCTCGCCGCCATGGAAATCATAGTCGGAGTAGTATTGCACGCGGCCATCGGGCGTCATCGGCACAATGGCGCCGATCCCGTTGAGCGTGAGCCGTTCGACCCAATCGCCATACTTCGATTCGCCGGTGCAGCAGATTAGATATTTCGCCATCTTGAAGGCAGCCCAACTTCCGCACTGGGTCTCGAAGGTGTTTTCGGTGGCCGCCAGTCTGGCCAAGATGGCCTCGCGCGGGAGCAACTGCTCGTCGGGTCCGTAACCTCCGGTGGCAAACGTCTGGTTCGCTTGCAGATAATCGTAGGCGTTCTTGAGGATGTCGAGGTAACGAGCGTCGCCCTTGACGAGATAAGCCGCCCCCGCGCCGCCGAGCGTGTTCACATGGCTGTAGGCGTGATACGAGCCGCTGCGTTGGCCGTTGGGTCGCGGGGCGAAGATGTTGGCGTTGCGGGCGTAGATGTTCCAATACTCGGAGTATTCCCAAACCTCGGCGAAATCGCGGTACTTCTCATTGCCCGTCGCAAGATAGGCCCGATATAAGTTCTCGCTCAGCGTGTACCACTCGGTGCTGTTGTCGCCGATTTTCCGCGAGCGTTCAAGGTGCTTGATCGCCCAGTCGGTAATCCGGCTGAGTGCCGGAAGCGCTTCGGGGCTGCGGCAATAGAGATGGGCATCGACCAATCCGCCCACGAGTTTGTCATAGATATAGTGCGGCGCGTTGGGCGTTTTAGAATAGTAGAAGTATCCATCCGGCGCGATGCACTTCGCCCACTCGGCCACAAGCGAGTTTACCTTCTCGCGGCAGGCAGGATCGCCGGTGGCGGCGTGCAAACGCGCCAGCCCGGAAACGATCTGTCCGAAGACGTGGAACGTGTCGGACGAGTACCAGCCGCCCAGACCGCGGCCTCGAGCGGCGATCCCGGCCCGCTGGCGGAACCCTTTGAGGAGATCGTCGTTGGGGATCCGCAGGTAGTCTTCGCGGACCTGGTCGAGCTGCCCACGCAACCGGCCGCCATCGAGCGTGACGCCGTGATAGTTGAAATTCTCGAGGAGCTTCTTGCCTCTGGCCTCGGGCGGCTGCGCGATGGCAATCCCTGGCGCGGGAGGCGCCGCTATTGTCAGCCCAGCCAGCCACTCGACGATCAACAACACTCCGGCGATTCGCAGCATGGATCGATCCGCCTATTGCGCGGCCTCTTCCGACGGCGGTTCGAGGCGGACCATGAGCCATTGCTGGGTCGTGCCATTGGCGAAGTGTACGAGTGCGCGGGTCTCGTTGAGCGTCAGATTATAAACGCCTGTCTCCATGATCGGCGTGTCTTTGCCGACGAGGGTCCAGGCCGCCCGTTGGGTTTGGCCGTCAACGGCGCCTTCAATCTCTTGCACCTGGCCGGTCGCCTTGTTTTGATACGCCCCGGCGAGGATTCCCTCTTTGCTCACGGCAAGTTGCAGGAACATGTTGGGCACCGCGTCTGGATCGTTGTCGCTGGTGAGCGCGAAGACCCCCAGCGGCATCCATTCGGGATCGCCGACTGGCTGCGGCGGGTTCGTGGCCAGTTGAGCGACCTGCTCGTCGTATTGAGCGGCGGGATAGGCCGTGTTGTCGATGTAGACCGTGTCTCCCTGATACACGACGTTTCCGCCGCTGCCGTAGTCGTAATAGATCGGCTGGCCCCAATTCCAGGGCATCGCAGAGGCGAGCGTGTTGAACCCGACCCAACTCCAGAAGACCGGGTTCTGGTGAAAGTGGTAATGCCAGTGCGGATGATTGGCCCAGAAGTTGTCGAAGACGTGGTTATGGTCGTAATGGTCGTTGATGTGGTCGCGGATATTGTCGCCGACTTTTCCAAGCTGCTCCTGGCGATTGCTCTGCCGCTGGCCGCGGTTATCGGAGATGTTGTTACGCAGGTCATCCCTCTTCGCCCCGATGTTGTCGGGGAGTCTGTTATCGGGGCGATTGCCTGGCAGCCGATCCCCCGTCACCCGATCGCCCGGCAGGCGATTGCCCGGCTGAAGGTTGCCCTGGGCGGGGCGATTGTTCAAGAAATCGCCGATGGCCGGATTCGAGCCGGGCACGCGGTTACCCGGCCCGGCAGGGAGCGTGCTCGGTCGATTACCGCTGTTCAAGAAGTTGTTAAGCTGCCCCTGCGACGGTCCGCCGCCGGCCGGAACTCGCGAGCCGATGGCGCCTGTCGCCGGACGATTCGCGAGATTGTTGCCGATCTGGCCAGCGTTGCCGCCGATCGCGCCTTGACCCGGCGCGGGCAGATTGATTGAGGGACGATTGATGGGTTGCGACGGACGAGCGACATTTCCGCCGCCCGGATTGGTCGATCGCGCGGGCAAATTCGCCGGGCGCGCAGCAGGCTGCTGGGCCGGCCGCGCCGTCTGAGTCGGCCGGCTCATCGAAGGAGCGCTGCCCGTACTGGGCCGCGCCGCCGCACCAGCACTTGGCCGGTTGGCGCCGCCTCCAGCGGCGGGGCGGGCTCCGCCACCAGCGCCTCCTCCACCACCACCGCGAACGCCGATCGCCAGTACGACTTGGCAAGTCCAAAGTAGAATGGCAGCCAACGCTAGGTAAGTGAGTTTCTTCATGGCAGCACTTATTTTGGATTTTAGATTTTGGATTTTGGATTGCGCCGGCGGAGCGTCTTTTGGGAAGCGACGATCATCGCCAGTATTTCGTTCGATTCCCTCGCAAATCATTTGCGCACGATCGTGATCGGCTCGATATTCGGCATGATTTCTCCGTCCAC
It contains:
- a CDS encoding beta-L-arabinofuranosidase domain-containing protein; the encoded protein is MLRIAGVLLIVEWLAGLTIAAPPAPGIAIAQPPEARGKKLLENFNYHGVTLDGGRLRGQLDQVREDYLRIPNDDLLKGFRQRAGIAARGRGLGGWYSSDTFHVFGQIVSGLARLHAATGDPACREKVNSLVAEWAKCIAPDGYFYYSKTPNAPHYIYDKLVGGLVDAHLYCRSPEALPALSRITDWAIKHLERSRKIGDNSTEWYTLSENLYRAYLATGNEKYRDFAEVWEYSEYWNIYARNANIFAPRPNGQRSGSYHAYSHVNTLGGAGAAYLVKGDARYLDILKNAYDYLQANQTFATGGYGPDEQLLPREAILARLAATENTFETQCGSWAAFKMAKYLICCTGESKYGDWVERLTLNGIGAIVPMTPDGRVQYYSDYDFHGGEKRRCDFGWSCCTGTRPQAVADYADLVYFHDSDNLYVNLFTPATVKWNRGEEVVSVRQETRFPDGPETEFVVTAEHPVPLGIKLRVPDWLGGAMAARVNGQDATLLRDKNGWATIRRTWTAGDKLSVTLPMRLDASALTSWGLSPFLESSKKKGTVPLPAASAESAYPAAVVYGPVVLAASAPNASFVRKLDLDHLDRSLTPVRGEPLTWRLAADPTVVLRPFYAYKEGQPYYLYLDPTAGRRRLHGSLVYHAAWNDAGGFHFTNVVGATVECAFEGPGIRWLGSRFDDAGQAEVTIDDKSVAIVDQYGPGRDLPFDWSHTGLKPGKHTIRLKVLEKKDPKSKDRYINISGFDVLGGAD